The stretch of DNA agtcagcaaccggatatatttgataaattattttaaagtgagtctctttgactttagggcaaatgggccatttgatgaatttgaaatgtggtttattAATGGACAAGTCATTCATATTTGGAATTTGTACACACAATCCTCtattataatccaaaaacattttgttatataaatacatttgttataacattttctgtaatgtaaattacattcattaattactagatttggtaaggttggtgaaagtcttattctcacatacaacaatgtgttttggattaacgGTAATAACGGtattgatttacacattttattatattctctataagtgcggttaagattatacttgagcaaaaatgcatctaatttatcattcacaaacacaatacccttctcataccaatcacttttaaacaatgatttcatattaattataatgaccctgttattccatagggtggatccatggggaaaaaagttgtgggtaaatatcattttacagtattggagaagttgtttgtggaagtttgataatttaataggaatcttagatacctcaatcacattttaaaagaaattcaggCCCACCAGTTTATTAAATAGAAATCTAGAGATCTATCATATAGAGtaagtatgatttcaaccatttaccCTTAAATGCCCCAAACATTGATTCAAAGTCCAAGGCATTGATACCACCCTTATCATTCTCTTTCACTAACTGTGATTTCctaatataatgggttttatttttacaaaggagggaactgggaagattgggaatcggatgatggcagacagtaaagaggttatggtttctttctaaattcctccttaatttcttttagctgtaagatgttttgtgcgtttatatatatatatgtgtgtgtgtgtgtgtgtgtgtgtgtgtgtgtgtgtgtgtgtgtgtgtgtgtgtgtgtatgcacaaaacatcttacagctacaagaaattaaggaggaatttagaaagaaaccataacctctttactgtctgcatAATCCTTCCTATTgtctgtctgttctcgtccaacaacagccaatcacgagagattcgaagagatgcagccaatcaatacagtatttggtcagcagccaatagcatttgttaacagaaaggattgggccccgccctgagtgtcaaaaccgacttgtgtgcagaaaagaactcgtgcgtgtgtgggacttgttaatttgtgtgcacaatcatatttttgtgctcgagtttgtgatttgcaagttctgccggtttaaattttacgtgcgagctgtgtcatggtgctcacactgttgaaattcacttgcgcgctgtgtttttgcacttgcgctgttttgtccaaaattaaacgccatacCAGTGTACTAAATCCATAAGTGTCAAGACAAATACAGCAACGAGCAAAGAGGCATTGACAGAGAGTCAAGAAATGATGATGagaagaattattattaatatttcagtaaaGTTCATTAAATCTATTCTGTTGTTAGTGTGGTCTTTAAACTTATGAACTGTGGATGGACTGACAAAGGTGTTACATGAGGAAGCATTTGAAAACAATGCAGTAAATATTTTAGGTGCATCAAAAAGCGTGCTCGTTAACCAGCAGGcaagctaatccagcacaaattagtgcataaaaggtcaccaaaatgaagtatttgaacctcataattaaatacaaaaggaggagaaaaactgcaaaaaggtccactttttgaaaaaaagaaccCCCCCTTTCAATAGGCTGGCTACGGACCTGACTTGAACGGGGAAAGATctaaatctcaaaaatggttggtcaagtcaagtcaagtcaagtcaagtcaagtggtttttattgtcgtttcaaccatatacagttagtacagtacacagcaaaatgagacaacgttcctccaggaccatggtgctacataaaaacaacaaaaggaccaacataggaccacatgagactacacaacgaaataaaatacctatataaactacctatatatacctatataaagtgcacgtacaaacatgtgcaaaaagtacaggacagtacaacaaattactgacaatgaacaggacaatagacagtgcagcgccgaccagtactcagtagtgcaaaaagatgacagtttctaaaaatgtaaacataacatactatgagatagtgttctatgcacatagcagttattgaggtagcagacagttataaagtgacagtaattaaagtgcaactcaggacacgtgtgtgtgtgtcaaaccagtctcagagtattgaggagtctgatggcttgggggaagaagctgttacacagtctggccgtgagggcccgaatgcttcggtacctcttgccagacgggaggagggtaaagagtttgtgtgaggggtgtgtggggtcgtccacaatgctggttgctttgcggatacagtgttttttgtaaatgtctttgatggagggaagagagaccccaatgatcttctcagctgtcctcactatcctctgcagggctttgcggtccgaaacggtgcaagtcccaaaccaggcagtgatgcagctgctcaggatgctctcaatagtccctctatagaatgtagtgaggatgggggttgggagatgtgctttcctcagccttcgaagaaagtagagacgctgctgggctttcttagagctggtgttgagggaccaggtgaggttctccgccaggtgaacaccaaggaatttggtgctcttgacgatctccacagaggagccgtcgatgttcagcggagtgtgttcaccttgtgctctcctaaagtcaacaaccatctcttttgttttgtcgacattcagggacaggttgttggctctacaccagttcgtcagccgctgcacctcctctctgtatactgactcgttgttcttgctgatgagacccaccacggtcgtgtcatcggcgaacttgatgatgtgattcgagctgtgcattgctgcacagtcgtgagtcagcagagtgaacagcagtggactgagcacacagccctgggggccccagtgctcagtgtggtggtggtggagatgctgttcccgatccggactgactgaggtctcccagtcaggaagtccaggatccagttgcagagggaggtgtccaggcccagcaggttcagctttccaatcaggtgctggggaatgattgtgttgaatgctgagctgaaatctatgaacagcattcgaacgtatgagtccttattgtctaggtgggtgagggccagatggagggttgtggtgatggcatcgtccgttgaacggtttgaacgatacgcaaactgcagtgggtctagtgagggggcagctgggtcttaatctgcctcatgacgagcctctcgaagcacttcatgatgatgggtgtaagtgcgacgggacggtagtcgttgaggcaggacactgaagacttctttggcatggggatgatggtggtggccttgaagcacgttggaacaacggcgctgctcagagagatgttgaagatgtcggtaagaacatctgctagctggtctgcacatcctctgagcactctgccaggaatgttgtctggtccagcagccttccgtgggttgactctacgtagagttttcctcacatctgccgtggtaagacagagcacctggtcgttgggaggaggggtggacttcctcgccatcacgtcgttctgcacttcaaaccgagcgtagaagtcgttcagcgcatctggaagggaggcatccaGATGCGATTATAGTCAAGGCATCCAGATGCGATtatggtcaagattatgatcaaagaacatatttcaaatcaacagtaacatttgatttactttttcttttctttttttttttttctttttttacctcataCTAAACCACGCAATTTTCTCGGCTTGTATACCTTTTGCGCCTGCGCATTAgctagttgattgacaggcgatgtctgcatctaaaaggtgatGGGTTCTTTTCACTGATCTATACATATATaagtggcattttttttttttttacagaaatagaGTATGTGAATTTTAGATGTGTACTCTTGTATATAATATCCATTAAAAAACAATGAAAGTGGCACTTTTATAAATAGAAACACTTGCGCTTGTGTCAAAAAATGTCTCGCATGTGATTGGCTGAAAGCGGGACGTCTCCAATGCGGATTGGCCAGTCACAGACTCGCCCTCTCGGCTGTTCCGTTGATGTACAAACGGGGCGCCTCTTAActtgaaaaacatttgttttgtgcATAATGGACTTGCAAACGTACATACAGACTGCAAAAACGTGTATTTTAACCATTTTTGTAATATATCTATAAGAAAAACTCTTATAGATACTGCCTATGCTTGCGATAAATCTCTCGCTTGCGATGAAAACCCCCCTCTAAACAGAATGGCAGTTTCCATTCATGTGACGTCGCCTGTGATCTTGGATGTAACAAGAAGAAGAATCTCACTCAAATAGGCTTACAGTTAGCAGAAGGATATTTTTGAttaatcatatttatatattatctGTATCTTTCTCCTGTATATCCACATTAAACATGCTGCGAGTGAGAAATGCCGCCTGTCAGTCTTGGAGGGGGTATGTATGTAATTGCACATGGACTCACACATGACATGACAAGACATTACAACACATGTCTCACtttgtgcattaaaataatcatatACTTTTACATATTCTTTATATGAAGTGCTGGAATGTTCCATTTATGTGCACATTGGCAAGGCAGACCAGCTTATTTAATAACCCAATAAACCTGTCCACCCACTTTTAGTGAGGTGAGATCTGTGTAAGTGTATCATTCTGGTATAACTGCTGTTTGATCTGTTTATAAACGTAATGCACATGCTGAGACAGTCTCCAAAATAAGCTTTGAACAGTTTCACTCCATACGCATGTTGAAACAGGTGTCCTTTTCATATCACGTTGTTTGTAATGAGAAAGTTAAAGTATAGACAGTGTTTTTTGTTCGTTTTTAAAATGGATTTACAACAGGTTGTTCTTGCAGCTATTCACATGAGTTACTCATTGAAAGTTATGGTTAGAGTGGAACTTGTGACCATAAGATTGACTAAACCAGTACTTTTATCACATGATCTTTGGAAGATCAATAAGAAAGAGCGTCATTCTACCTCTGTAATTGCCACAAGGAATATTTTAGAGGATTTTAAAATGGCAAATGCACACTGAAATTGTGAGATAAATGTCAGAAATAGCCTACCATTAAAATAGTTAATGAGATATAAACTTGAAATTGAGATATAAGGTCTcagttgcgagatataaagtagcaTTTACGATATAgtcacaattaaaataaattgttgcaACTGTGACATAAACTCATAATTGCAAGATATCATCACATTTACgagaaataaagttgtaaaacACAAAATTGTAAGATGTAAATTCGCaattatgagatataaagtcagaattagCTTACCtttgaaataaagttgcaattataAGACATAAACTTAAAATTATGAGGTATAATGttgcaattgcgagatataaagtagcaTTTGCAATAAAGTTACAATTACGAGAAATAGTCGTAATTGCAATATAAACTCAAAACTGTGAAATATAAAATCACAAtacgagaaataaagttgcaattgggAATGTTTACTGATTCATTGTGAACATCCAGCTAAAACTTGTTGTTACAGCACAGCAGCAAAACAAGCAAATCATGGTTTGTTGGTCTTGTTTCTCCGCAGGTTCAAGACGTTCTCGTGTGCAGCTGTGGAGGTCAAGAATGAGCCCATTCTCGGGTTTAAAGAGGGAAGTAGAGAGACAGCAGAACTGGAGAAGGTACAACACAACCacacacagatgcagatgtccaaTACACTAAAGCAGCAGTATTGATTGATGTTTACTTTGTATATCAGGCATTGCGCAATCTGAAGGGAAAAACTGAAGAGATTCCATGTGTGGTTGGAAATGAAGAAGTTTGGACCAAAGATATCCGATACCAGCTGTCTGTGAGTTGATTATTCCTCTGGTGTCTGTGCAAACGTCTGCTCTGGGTTTCTTTCAGGACCAAAGTATGCTCATATCCTTCGGTTTAATGGATAAAGGGTCTTTGCTCTCTGATGGAACAGTCCCAGGGCAATAAACTGTATATTGTACAGACAAGCCATAAGGGCTTGGCGATATAAGCAGAAAAGTATATTGCGATATTCTTGACATTTTTAGTTTATAACAATCATGAAATGCTTATTTTTATGtgatttcaaaaaatattttatgtttatttttacacatttgaaaaatatatatatatttgactcaTAGTAATTATTAGAAATAATATTGAATCTATTTTTTTCTCCTGTTCATTGTTTTTCAATCCAAGCTAAAATCAGCTTCTCTGTGTTTAGTTGAACATTTAGCCTTTGCTCTGATTCTGATGCAACAATTTActgcaaaataacacaaaagtgtcaaaagtgaaaaattattcttttaaaaaatcattatttttagagCAACCTCTGATTAGAATACACATTCTGTACCATGCTGCAGCATTTTGTAAAACTGTGATAAAGACAATACTCGGGCATTTGTGCCGGCTGACATATTTCTAGAGGAATGTGGTTTTAACTGCTATATCGCCCTGACCTGTCCTGACCTGTCCTGACCCGACctgatcttgttcatgttccaatAAATTGCTTTTGTTCCTCACAGCCCTTCAACCATTCTCACAAAGTGTCTAAGTTCTGCTATGCCGATAAGGTATGGAATAATATTTTCTGTAAATTGGAATGGAAATACTTTTAATGACTAGTTAATACAGTTCTATTAATAATGTAATGttaggttaaaatatatattaatgtgtGGATTTAAGATAAAGTGTATGTATTAAGTGCTGTTTCAAAAaagttatatttctttaaaaaaaaaagttttcccaatttgtttatgaatattaataaaaaaaagcaaacgTAGAACTGCAATGAAAGCCATGTCAGgtaatactgtatgtgtttgatgttttatttatcaGGTCACTTGATCTCATGACATCATATATTTTCATGAATGGGGTCCATTTTAAATCATTTGGTCTTTTTGGTGTTTTTAGAAGCTGATAAATAAAGCCATTGAGGCTTCTGTGGCTGCACGGAGAGAATGGGACCTCAAACCCGTCACAGATCGAGCTCAGATCTTCTTCAAAGCTGCTGACATCATCAGTGGACCCAAGAGAGCAGAAGTTCTGGCCAAGACCATGATCGGACAGGTACATCGTCAAAAAAGAATCTTTCCATTTGAAGGCTTGATGTTAAtcactttttagttttttggacACAAGGTTTGTCTGAGGATTTGTATTCCTGCATATGTTGATCATGGTGGTTTTTGTCTCAGGGTAAGACGGTGGTGCAGGCGGAGATTGACGCTGCTGCAGAACTCATCGACTTCTTCAGGTTCAACGCCAAACATGCGACTGAACTAGAACACCAGCAGCCATTGGACAGTGATGGAAGTACCAACACCATGCTGTTCCGTGGATTGGAGGTGGGTTCCTTCTAGAGGTCTTTACGacaccgataactaaggtggtgggaaaggtaTAAGCGGTTAATCGGATGATAGTTTTTATAATACGATTTATGGAATGCTACATGTTTTTCGTTTTCTTTCCTTACTGTGATGGACACATATATAGGGGCTATAAGAGTTCAATATGAATAAAATTCCTAGATgctgtttattgtgcaaccagAATCCCAAAAATAACaagtaaaaattaagatttagtGCGTAACActgacttttaactataaacaaggcTGAAACACAccagagactcttattttgaaattacagacTCTTGGCggtgttacaatgctctatattaagTATAAACCAATGTAATCTTTTTATTGCCTACATTTTCatcagatgaagggttttgtatatgtatatttcaccagatgaggtaatgatgacaaaatatgcattgaagtgaggataaatatatggatgaatattgtaaCGATGAAATATATAGATACAGCAAATCACCATGActtgttcatttaaattttaccTCTAGACTTCCTCCAGCActggccacagaggaacacagacgaataaaaataaataaaaacagcataGATGTTTGCTGAAAAGAAACTATCGGCACCGTTTAATCTGTATATATTGGTGTACCTCTGATGCAAACATCTGAGACCATAAGGCAAAGATCTTTTTTTGCCTTTATCTAATTCTAAAGAAATCCATTTATTATCTTATCAGAACAATTTAATTGAAaagttgaataaaaaatgtactaATTGTTTTGGTCTACTTCATGTTCCTTCTCTTGCAGAATGTATGTGTCCGATTCATGAACgcatctttttttttcaatgaatcatGCTTTATTGAAAAGATCTGGTCCAAAAGAATGATTCTTTCACAACTCGGGCATAACtagtttgattttttttagatttttttttttaacttacgacaaaaatttcagtctgtttctcacacaaagctattgtatggcacATTTCTTGGGATAACTCCATGTATAACTCGTCTTGTTGTGCTGTAGGGATTTGTAGCCGCTGTCTCCCCCTTCAACTTCACAGCCATTGGTGGAAATCTGGCAGGCACCCCCGCTCTCATGGTAAGCCTACTAAAATAGCCCACTCAATCGGCACTTGTGAGCTTTGCTTCACAATTTCAAATTTTTACAACCTCACATGTGTACATCCAGGGAAACGTGGTGTTGTGGAAACCCAGCGACACTGCTATGTCTGCCAGCTATGCCGTGTATAAGATCCTGCGGGAGTCTGGACTGCCACCCAACATCATCCAGTTTGTTCCAGCTGATGGGCCAGTTTTCGGAGACACCATTACGTCCTCAGAACATCTGGCTGGTATTAACTTTACCGGCAGTGTCCCGTAAGTCTTGTTCGGTGCTTGTTGACACAGtcatatatgggtgtttcttcaactctgGACACTTTCAGCACCGTAGACTTCTAGAAGTGttgttaaaacacttttcactctCTCACTAATTTTCTAATTTTGCCTAATAACAATGCCAAACTGTGAGTGTTTGGAATATCCCACCACAGTATCATTTTCAGCAcgtctcaaattctgtattgtgctTTACTAAGActcatttcatagctaacattttaagcatcctaaatgcttaataaatgttttccccacatgttttacagtaaaattacagcttgattggaaatgaaacccaattaaaaaaaagtgatatttcattgaattttctatatttcatctcaagcgtCTAAATAATTTCCACAAAattaatattgaaatggtttctgtttatttcactctttgtttagatgatcgttattttaaacatgcaataattTGCATCTTTCTaatgtttttttcatt from Xyrauchen texanus isolate HMW12.3.18 chromosome 39, RBS_HiC_50CHRs, whole genome shotgun sequence encodes:
- the LOC127632930 gene encoding LOW QUALITY PROTEIN: delta-1-pyrroline-5-carboxylate dehydrogenase, mitochondrial-like (The sequence of the model RefSeq protein was modified relative to this genomic sequence to represent the inferred CDS: inserted 1 base in 1 codon), which gives rise to MLRVRNAACQSWRGFKTFSCAAVEVKNEPILGFKEGSRETAELEKALRNLKGKTEEIPCVVGNEEVWTKDIRYQLSPFNHSHKVSKFCYADKKLINKAIEASVAARREWDLKPVTDRAQIFFKAADIISGPKRAEVLAKTMIGQGKTVVQAEIDAAAELIDFFRFNAKHATELEHQQPLDSDGSTNTMLFRGLEGFVAAVSPFNFTAIGGNLAGTPALMGNVVLWKPSDTAMSASYAVYKILRESGLPPNIIQFVPADGPVFGDTITSSEHLAGINFTGSVPTFKRLWKQVAQNLDIYRNFPRVAGECGGKNFHFVHKSADVGSVVTGTIRSAFEYGGQKCSACSRMYVPDSLWPQIKQELLAVHKQIKLGNPVEDFSTFFSAVIDDKSFSRIKGWLEHAKSSPHLKIIAGGNCDDKTGYFVEPTIIETTDPQEKIMNEEIFGPALXVYAYSENNYKEVLHLIDNTSPYALTGAIFAQDKAVIDEAGKALRNAAGNYYINDKSTGSIVAQQPFGGARASGTNDKPGGQHYVLRWTSPQVVKQTYVPLTEWKYAYMG